The following nucleotide sequence is from uncultured Draconibacterium sp..
CGACGACTACCAAATGCAGTGGTCGGATATAACATCATTTACCGAATTAGTGGCTGTTGTTGGTAAGTCAACCTGGGAAGTGATGAATGCCAAACTGATGCTAAACGTGGAATGGGAACCGATCGCGGAAGACAATTCGCAGGGTGTTCCTACAGGTTTTGAAAGCACTGCCGATCATTATAAAAAAATGGAGGAAGCAGCTGCCAAAGCGGGTAGGGAACAGCGTCGTGACGGAAATCCCGAAGAAGCATTTAAAAATGCAGCCAAAGTAATTGAACGAACTTATACTGCACCATTTCAGGCGCATAACCCGATGGAACCCCAAAACTTTTTTGCCGACGTAAAAGATGATTTTGCGGTGTTGGCAGGACCGACGCAAACGCCGGAGTTTATGGAGAAAACGGTTGCCGCCCGGCTTGGTTTGCCAGTGGAAAACGTGGATGTACAAATGACCCGCATGGGAGGTGGTTTCGGACGACGCCTGTATGGCCACTTTATGGTGGAAGCAGCTGTTATTTCGCAGCAAGTGAAAGCACCTGTAAAGTTGATCTATTCGCGCGAAGACGATATGTCGTATGGAATTTATCGTCCGGCTTATCATGCCTTATACCGCGCAGCGCTGGATGCAGATAATAATCTGATTGGTTTCCATGTACGAATGGGAGGAATCCCGGACAGTCCGTTGCATGCCAATCGTTTTCCGGCAGGAAGTGTAGACAATTATCTCGCTGAAAGTTTCACTGTTGAATCCAATATAAGCACCGGAGCATTTCGTGCTCCCGGCTCTAATTTTAATGCCGTAGCCGAGCAATCGTTCCTCGATGAGGTGGCCGAAGCTGCCGGCAAGGATCCGATTCAGTTTCGTCTCGATTTGCTAAAACGCGCACAGGAAAACCCGGTGGGTAGCAATAACGATTACGATGCAGCCCGCTATGCCGGCGTTTTGGAGCAGGTTCGCGAAAAGTCGGGCTGGGATACCAACTCGGAAGGGAAAAACCGTGGTGTTGCCGCCTATTTCTGTCACAATTCGTATGTGGCAAATGTGGTGGATATCGCCAATAAGGATGGTGAGCAGGTAATTGAAAAAGTATATGCTTCGGTGGATTGTGGTATTGTGGTAAACCCCGATGCTGCGGTTAACATGACGGAAGGAAGTATTGTAGATGGAATCGGACATGCGATGTACAGTGGTTTGACATTTAGTGAAGGCCAGCCGGAACAAAACAATTTCGATATGTACCGTTTGATCAGGCATGGCGAAGCGCCCAAAGAAATAGAAGTCCATTTTGTAGAAAATAATATTGATCCTACCGGTTTGGGTGAACCACCTTATCCTCCGGTGATGGGAGCGTTGGCCAACGCATTATACAAAGCCAACGGAGAGCGCTATTACCATCAGCCATTTGTGAAAAACAGTATTGGATAGATCTAAAATATAGAACGCAGATGACGCGGATATTAACTGATGATCTCAGATAAATCAGCGAAAATCAGTTCGATCAGTGTCATCTGCGTCCTATCTATACTCAAAATGATTAAATCGTTTTCCGAAGATTTCATTTAATAGCTTTTGTGTTTTGAGGTTTGTTTAATAAATTGAACAGATAAATCAGTGAATATCTGCTAAATCAGCGTTATCAGCGTTCTATCTTTACTCAAAACCGAAACAAATTAAACCGGTTATCACGGATATTAAACACCAATAGTTTTCCGCTAATTACTTTACCGTAACCGGTTATTATCTTTATGATTTCATTAGCCTGCAGCGTTCCGGTTATTCCGGGCAAAACACCTAAAAGGCCAATGTCATCTTCCTTGTAAATTCCGTCTTTTGGGGTTGTTGGAAACAGATTGGTATAAACAGGTCCGTTCTGATAATTAAATACACTTATTTGCCCCTCGTAATTTAGCACCGAAGCAAAAGCCAGAGGCTTATTTAAAGCTGCCGATTTTAAGCCGATCAGCTGCCGGGTTTTATAATTATCGGTGCAGTCGGCAATCACATCGTATTGTTGAAAAAGCTCTTCCGCATTTGATTCATCTAGTTTTGTATCAAATGGCTGAACCTCAATTTCCGGGTACAAGGCCTTTATCTTTTGAGCAGCGATCTCCACCTTTTTTTGCCCTACTTCTGCAGAGGTATAAAGTATTTGTCGTTGCAGATTCGAGGTGCTCACCACATCATCATCAACAATGCCGATGTTGCCAACACCGGCAGCCGCCAGGTACACCAGCAACGGACTTCCCAGTCCGCCGGCACCTATTACCAGCACATGTGCATTTTTCAGTTTTAGCTGACCGGTAAGGCCAATTTCCGATAAGGAAAAATGACGTGTAAACCGTGTCAGATCTTCATTATTCAGTTCTTTCATAATGGTGATTATTATGGTGGTGATGGTGATCGTCGCTTACGCAATCGCAGTTTTGGCCCCATTCGCTTGTTCCGTCAGCAAAAAACTCATGTTTCCAGATGGGCACTTCATTTTTCACGCGGTCGATAATGTAACGGTTGGCATCATAAGCTTCTTTCCGGTGGCCTGAGCCGGTAATTACCACAACCGCACAGCCACTGATCTCAACACGACCAACGCGATGAACACAAGCGGCCTGGTTCAGTTTAAAGCGCGATTTGGCTTCTTCCAGAATTTCGCTAATCATTTTATTTGCCATGGGCGCGTACGCTTCATATTCCAGGTGTGTTACTGCCCGGCCTTTATTATTATCACGAACTTCGCCGCTAAACAGTACCACCGCACCACTATGCGGATGCCTGAAGTTTTCAAACAGTTCGCTGTAACTGATTTCTGTATTTTGAATGTGCTTCATGTCGTTCGGTTTATCCTCCGCTTGACGGTGGAATTAAAAACAATGTGGTTTGATCTTTTATTGTTTCGTTTAGCGGAACAAATTCTTCGTTCACCGCAATCCGGCAGCTGGTCAGTACCTCTTTTGCCTCCGGGTTTAATTCACCCAGCTTTTCAAGTAAGCTGGCATAACTTTCTTCCGGAGCCACTTCAACGCTGGTTTCGTCGCCAAAGAACTTTTTGAGTCCGGCAAAACATATAATTTTTCTATTCATATTAGCCTCCTATATTTCTCATTGATAATTCGCTGCCATGGAATTTCACTGCTTGTTTAAGCAGCAGTAATCCTTTCAGTTTCTCGGTAAGCAGCTGGTCGTTATCGATATACGGCATCAGTTTTTCGCCATGTGCATTGCTCAGACAACCAAAAAAGTAGCCGTTGCTATCTAAGCGTAAACGGTTACAGTCGTGGCAAAATGGCGTCGATTCATTGGCAATTATCCCAAAAATTCCACCTTTCGAAGTGCGCCAGTAATGTGCTGTTGATGCATGCTCACGCTTCATCTCTTCAATCTCGTATTTCTCCTGAATCGTTGATAAGATCTCCTTCTCCGGAAAGAAAAGTCCGTTCTCCGAATTATATAAATGCCCCATTTTCATTAACTCCAGGTAGCGGATTTTAACCCCCAACTCTGTGGCATAATCAAGTAGCGGAACAATCTGTGAGTCGTTTTTCCCCCGCATAATAACCGCATTCAGTTTTATATTTAACCCCGCTTTTATGGCTGCCTCAATTCCCTGGAAAACCCGCGATGTATCCGACCGGCGTATAATTTTTCCAAAGGTTTTGTTGTCTATGGCATCCACCGAAATGTTGATTGAGTTTACGCCTGCATTTACTAATTTTTCGGTATTTTCTTTCAGGAAAAATGCGTTGGTGGTTAAACGTATATCGTTAATACCGAGCTTTTTAATGTTTTCAATAAGTGGGTAAAGATTGGAATAAAGTAAAGGTTCGCCACCGGTTAAGCGAACGCTTTTGAGGCCCGTTAAGCGGTGTACTGCCTGAATTAACTGTGTAAATTCTTCAACTGAAATGGGTTTGTCAGCACCGTTCTCCTCAATTTGAAGGTTTGCATTTTCATCAAACTCATTATCAACACAATAAACGCATGAAAAATTACACGAGTTCAGGAGACTTATTCTTAGCTTTTCAAATCTTCTGCCTAGCTTATCTTCAATTTTCAACATGTCTATTTAACTTGAAAATCGTTGATTTGTTCAGTTAATTCAGACTATTTAGTATTTTGATTTGGACCGTTTGTGTTAAGGCTGGAATTATCCGCTGAAGATGAGTATTTTATTGAACAGTAGTAATCATTTTCTTGTTATAATGTTGGTTTATAAATATTTGATGTATTTTTATTTAGGTAAATTAAATTTAGCCGAACGAAACTAACCTTTAACGTTATTGATATGACGCACGAACTGAAACTACTGTTTGATACGTTAAAATCGTGGCAACTACTTGATAAAAAAGCTGTATTCGTTTCTGTGGTCGACCTTGAAGGTTCATCATACCGCAGGCCCGGTGTTCGAATGCTGATCAGCGAGGATGGAGAGTATGCCGGAGCCGTAAGCGGCGGTTGTGTGGAAAGCGAGATAGAGCGCCAGGCACAAAGTGTTTTCCATACCAACAAGCCAAAAGTTATTACTTACGATGGCCGGTACCGGATTGGCTGCGAGGGTGTTATTCACGTGTTGATTGAACCTGCTTTTCTTTCCGGGGAACTTCTGGAAGCTTTTAAAAATCAGTTGGAAAGCAGAAAGCCGTTTCAGATGGATTCGTTTTTTTATACCGAAGTGGGCGAGTATAATGATGTAGGTTCGGTACTTCGTATTAACGGTAATGACTATTCGCTTAATCCCAATTTTAAGGATAATAAAACCGGAAGTCAAAAGTGTTTCACTCAGACTTTCGAGCCTTTATTTCAGCTCTTTATTTTTGGTGCTGAGCATGATGCCGTTCAGCTAAGTCAGGCCGCAAAATTACTGGGGTGGGAGGTAACAGTGGTCGCTTCTCCGGAGGAATTGAAATCATGCGATTATTTTCCGGGGGCAGCATCATTGATCACTCCGTCGTTTGATGATATCGATACTTCAGCCATTGATGAACAAACAGCAGTGGTTTTAATAACACACAGTTTTAATAAGGATGTTCAGTATTTAATGGCTTTAAAAGATATCAACCCGGCATACATTGGTTTGCTGGGATCGGTAAATCGTAGGGAGCGTGTAATTTCGATGTTACTGGAACAGCTTCCTGATCTCCCGCTGGAGTTTATTGAGCAGATTCATGGTCCGGCCGGTATTAATATTGGTGCTGAGAACGCTTCCGAGATATCGGTTTCTATTCTTGCTGAAATTTTAAGTGTGGTAAGGAAACAAAAGCCTGTGGCTTTGCGCGAAAAAATCGGTGCAATTCATGAATAACATTCCAATAGTATTGCTGGCAGCAGGAGCTTCCTCAAGAATGGGGCAGCCCAAACCATTGTTGCCGTGGGCGGAACAAACACTAATCGAGCATCAGGTAAACACTTTAACCGCAACAGGTCAGTCAGTGGTAGTGGTTTTAGGAAATCAGGCTGAAAATATTAGCCCAATTCTTAACGGTCTTCCTGTAAAGTTCATCATAAATGAAAATTGGGAACAAGGTATGGGAACTTCCATTGCTAAGGGAGTTAAACTCGTAGAACAACAGTTCCCTGCCTGTAATGGAGTGTTGATTACTTTGATCGACCAACCGTTGATTACAACTGATCATTTAACTACGCTGCTTGGTAATTTCGAAGCGGGTAAACAGCAAATTATCGTATCACAAGCCAAATCGGGATGGCAGGGGGTTCCTGTAATATTCGACCGGTTTTACTTCAATGAACTCGCTAAACTGAGTGGGAAGCAAGGTGCAAAAGCAGTTTTTAGGAATTTTATGCATCAGGTAAAAACAATTCGGTGCGGAGATAGTTTAGAAGACATGGATACTCCGGAACAGTACATAAAACTCCGGAACAATCAATAGGTAAAAGATCCGGATCTTCGTAATTCCACTGTTAGTCGTTGGCCAGGTTTACAATATGGCAGGCAACTACACCAGCTGTTTCTGTTCGCAGGCGGGCATTCCCCAATGAGATGGCTTCAAATCCATTTTCCAAAGCAAGGTCAACTTCCTCAGGACTAAAATCACCTTCCGGGCCAATCAGAATCAGCACGTTGTCGCCGGGTTTTACCACGTTTTTTAGATGAGGTTTTTCGCCTTCGTTGCAATGAGCAATAAATTTTTTTGTTTCTGTAGCTTGTGTCAAGAGGTCGGAAAGTTTTGTCAACTCATTGAGTTTCGGCAGGTAAGCCTTAACCGATTGTTTCATGGCCGAAACCAGTATCTTTTCCAAACGCTCGGGTTTTATCACTTTGCGTTCCGAATGTTCCGAAAGGAGAGGAGTGACTTCATCGATGCCGATTTCGGTGCATTTCTCCAGAAACCATTCTGTGCGGTCGATATTTTTGGTAGGTGCAATGGCAATGTGTAAATGAAAATCCTTTTTGCCAAATTCAGTTTGCGAATCAATAATAATGAGTTGGCATTTTTTGGGATTGGCATTCTGAATTTTTGCTTTGTAGAAACCACCTTTCCCATCTACCAGTTCAATATCGTCGCCTTCTTTTAAGCGAAGTACACGAATGGCGTGTTTCGATTCGGTTTCGTTTAAAATAACTTCGGCACCTGAAATATCCGGAACATAAAATAACTGCATGGATTTAAAACTTTTTCAAGTGCCAAAGTTAGTAAAAATGTTATTCTGATTTTTTTCGAAATAACTTAGTTGGAAACAAACAGGAAGGTGAAATTACTATTCCGGCTCTTCGCTAAACTTAAATGTTTTATACAAGTAGCCCATTGCCGGAAAAATGATCAGTACACCAACAATCAACGCAATTAAAAGGAATAGCTGCACTTGTTCGGGTGCCTTTGCTGCCTGAATGGTAATATCATCACCACTTTTTGTTTTAACCAACACCGGAAACTGAATGGCAAACCATCCGGTAACGATCAGCGTAGTTTGAAGCCCGGCAGTTAATCGTAACCAGTTGCCTTTATTTTTATTCAGAAAATACCAGAATGCCGGAAGTGCCAGGGTAGCGATAACAATACAGGCTACGCTTATGGGCGAGTTGATGAAGTCTTTCAACAGCGGATGACCGGCAACTTTAGCCGTTGCAAACACAATTGCTCCCATTACCACCAATGAGATCAGCAGGCGCTTGGTCATGCGTGTAAAATAAATGATGTAGTTTTTGTCATCAATTTCGCTAACGGTAAAAATACCCGCCAGAAAGGCAAATAACAACACCATAAACACGCCCATACTCACCGAAAACCAGTTTAGCCACGGGTGGATGTATACTTCGTAAAAGCCAAGCTGATAATCCATCGTTATTTCGCCCAGTATTAGTCCGCCAACGGTGACTCCCAAAAAGAAAGTGGTGAACACACTGGAGTAGCGAAATATGGCCGAATAGATAGCTTTCGGACGTTCTTCATCAATATCGTAATGGCGAAATGTAAAAGCTGACCCGCGGGCGATAATGCCAAGCAGTACCAACAAAACTGGAATGTGCAAGGCCGTAAGAACGGTTGAATAGACAGTCGGGAATCCGACAAACAGGATTACTACCACCAGAATTAACCATACGTGGTTAGCCTCCCAAACCGGTGCAATGGCACGCGACACGATTTTTGATGCTTTACCTCTCGACAAAAGTTCGAGAATTCCGCCGCCAAAATCGGCGCCCCCAAGTAAAACGTAAAGCATTAAACAAATTACCAGTATTATGAGATTAGCTTCAGCCATTTTTCAGATATTTTGATTGTAATAGTTGTATTTGGCGGCTCAGCAGCCAGGTAACCACAAAAGTTAGAATGACATAAACCGCCGTAATGGTGTAAAAAGTATACTGGATGCCCGGCATTGGCGTTAACGAATCTTTTGTTTTCATAATGCCATAAATAATCCAGGGTTGGCGTCCTACTTCGGTAACTATCCAGCCGGCTTCCACTGCAATAAACCCAAGCGGGGTAGCGATGGCCAGCATGCGCAACCACCATTTCTTCTCCAGCCAGTGTTTCCATTTGTAGGTTCCGGCAAAAAACAGGCCGGCAATCAGCATCAGAAACATCCCTATTCCAACCATTAACTGAAACGAATAATGTGTAATCGGTACCGGTGGCCACTCTTCTTCCGGAAACTCTTCCAGTCCTTTTACTTCTGCGTTAAAGTCGCCATGCGCAAGGAAACTCAGGAATCCGGGAAGTTTAATCGCGTATTTTACTTCGCGGTTTTCCACATCAGGAATTCCGCCGATAATAAGTGACGCTTTTTCCTCGGTTTTAAAATGCGACTCGAAAGCAGCTAGTTTTGCCGGTTGTAATTTGGCAACATTTTTAGCTGCGAGGTCACCGCTTATGGGTTGAAGAACAGCAGCTGCCGATGCAAATGCGAGTGCTATGGTTATGGCTTTGGCGTGAATCTCCAGCTTATTTTTCATGTATAAAACAGCATGCACTCCGGCCACTGCAAATCCCGTTGCCGAAAAAGCTGCAATAGTCATATGGTGCGCCTGCGAGAACCATGCTTTGTTGAACATCGCTTTTACCGGATCGATATTAAAAGCTTGTCCGTCAATCCAGTCGAAACCTGCGGGAGCATTCATCCAGGCATTGGCCGAAACCACAAAAATTCCCGAAAGTACACCGGAAATTCCTACAACCATTCCGGTGTAGAGGTGAACCCATTTGTTCAGACGTTTCCAGCCGTACAGGAATAAACCCAGCGCTATGGCTTCCACAAAGAAAGCGGTTCCTTCCCACGAAAAGGGCATCCCAAAAATGGGCCCGGCATGCTCCATAAATGTGGGCCATAACATTCCCAGCTCAAACGATAATACAGTACCGGAAACGGCACCAACGGCAAAAAATATTGCTACACCTTTTGCCCAGGCTTTTGCCAAATCAAGATAGACCGGATTTTTTGTTCGAAGCCATTTCCACTCGGCAACGAACATAAACCACGGCATTACCATCCCTATGCAGGCAAATACGATGTGAAATCCTAACGAAACGGCCATTTGCATTCTTGCGGCCATAAATTCATCCATACTTTATCTTATTTTCTGTTTACATTGTTTGTCATTCCTAACAACAATTTCCTCTTCTAGTTTGAGTTTTTTTGTCGATTTCTCCATTCTACATAAGCAATTCGATCCAATAGGCTGATTGATTGGGATATAGAATAGGAAACTTACGTAAAAGCAGTGCTAATTTAGAAAATATAATTAAGTAATAACAGGAAGTTTCAGCGATTTAAGTAAACTAAAGTTTAAAAAAGTGAAAATAAAAACTGCTATTTAAACATACGTGGAACAAGATGGAATGCCAGCTTCCCGCTTCTTGCTTCTACCTGATCCCAGCTTTCAACATCGAAATTTATTCCAACGGTTGATGAGGTTGGCATGTCGCTGTAAAACTCTTCGAGTAAATTGCACACGTAGTAATAAAAGCCAGGGTTATGCCCAAAAAAGAATACCGTATTAGAGCTCGGTGGTAACTTATGTATCAGCTCCAAAAATTCGTCGGTGCTAAGCCCGTCGTATATATCTTCAACAGTAATAATGTCCTGGCGTTTAAAGTCGAGGTTTTCGGCAAAAATCATGGCCGTTTTAAACGCTCGTTTGGCAGGACTGGAAATAATGGTATCCGGAACTACCCCTTGTTTTTTCAGATCCTGACTTATCAGTTTCGCGTCGTTTTTACCACGTTCACGCAGGTCGCGCGTAAAATCATCTTCGTACCCGTAAGGTACGGCCTTGCCATGTCGTACGATTACTACTTGTTTCATATATATAAATTAAAGACCGATGCTAAAACGGAGAGGAGCAACGGTCTGGTTAGCCTCTTTATACCAGTTCGTACAGGTCAACGGTAACTTCAGCCAATTCGCCTATTTTAGGAACGGTGCTTGAAAAATGCGGAGTGCTGTTGTGAAAATCGATCGCTGCCCGGTCTTTCCATTTTTCAATCAGGCAATAAGTAGAGGGATCGTCTACCTTTTTATGCAATACATATTCAATGTTTCCATCCTCGGCGCGCGACGCTTCTCCCAATTCTTCAACGAGTTTCAAAAATGTTGATTCCTGTCCTTTGTTTACTATAAATTTAGCTACAATTGTAATCATCTTGTCGGTTTTATTTAAGTGAATCTTCCAGGCCAAAACGGAATTGTAAAAGGTAAATTCGGTTTTTATTAAGCTGTAGAAGTTGTCTAAAACAAATTTAACTTAATTTGCAGCAATAAGACAAATTTTAATGAGACGAATTGGACTGTTATCGGACACACACGGATTTATTCACGAGCGTATTTTTACTTTTTTCGATAAGGTGGACGAGATTTGGCATGCGGGAGATTTTGGAAATATTGAAACCGCAGATCGTCTGGCTGATTTTAAACCTTTGAGAGGTGTTTACGGAAACATTGACGGACAGGATGTGCGTGTAGTTCACCCGATGCATCAGCGTTTTAAATGCGAAGATGTGGATGTTTGGATGACGCATATTGGTGGTTATCCGGGACGTTACGAACGTTACGTAAAACCGGATATTTATACCAATTCACCCGATTTGTTTATTAGCGGGCATTCGCATATTTTAAAAGTAATCTTTGATAAAAAACTCAATTTTTTGCACATGAATCCGGGAGCTGCCGGTTACAAGGGTTTTCATAAAGTATGTACTGCCTTGCGTTTTGTAATAGATGGGAAAGAAATTCGAGACCTTGAAATTTGGGAGTTACCACGCCACGAAGCGGTGCCGCGCGTATAATTCAGCACTGATTATTGCCCAGCTTTTAATTCAAATAATTCATTCCAGAGGCGGTTAAATTCTTCGTCGTATTGTTGTACGATCTCAAATTTTGTGGTAGCCACCAGGTTTTCCTGGTTGTGTTTGGTGGCGGTGTAGGTCCAGTTAAAGCTGCCGGTTATCGCAATTTTACCATCGATAATACCAAATTTGTTGTGCATGTGGTAATGCGAATGATCGATTTTTACGGGAATTCCGGCCCCGGCAAGTTTGGCGATTTCTGAGCCATTATCTTCCATTTTTTCATCGTCGGTGATGATTCGCACTTTCACTCCTCGTTTATGGCAGGATATAATTCTTCGTGCCAGTTCGTTATCGGTAATCGTAAAAATGCACAGGTCAACGGTTTGTGAAGCATGATCGAGCAGTGTTTTTATCTCATTTTTAATGTCGTTTCCCGGGCTGAAAAATACCCGGTTAAAGTGAAACGCATGCTCGTTAATAAGCGTAATGCTGGTTTCCAACCACGAAATTACATGGCTGTGACCGGAAGCTTCCAGCTCTTTTCCCTTTTCAATCAGCATCTTTTTTAATGCCTCTCTGTCTTTACGATTGAGTCTTTTTAACCTGCCGGTAATCGATTTTGGCACCTCGTTTTCAAGCAACGAGTCGCAGCGTTTTACAAAGTAATTAAAAAGGTCTTGCATGGCGTTTAAGTTAAAAGTAGAAAGTAAAAAGGTAAAAGATTAATTCTACAATTTTGCAGTTTCGCAATTTTTTAATCGTTTTTTGTAAACGAATGAGCTACCCAGTTATTTTTTTCCACAAAACCGGCATCTTTCATTCCCAGGCTTTCAGCTTTTGTTTTAATATCCTTGATGTCTTCGGTGTAAAAACCACTCATAATCAACGTTCCGCCATCGTTCAATACACTGAAGTATGCTTCCATGTCGTTTAGCAAAACATTTTTATGGATGTTGGCAAAAATCAGGTCGAACTTTTCATTTCCAAGCAGGCTGGCATCTCCCAGTTTTGCATCAATGTTCGTGATTTTATTCAGCGCTGCATTTTCCCGCGTCCCTTCGTACGACCATTTGTCAATGTCGATAGCCGTAATTTGTTTGGCCCCTTTCATCGAAGCTAAAATGCTGAGAATACCAGTTCCACAGCCCATGTCCAAAATGGTTTTTCCGCCTAAATCGTTTTGTAGAATTGATTCGATTATTGTCGCCGTAGTTTCATGGTTTCCGGTTCCAAAAGCCATGTTAGGCTCAATTACAATTTCGTATTTTGCCTCGGGATATTCCGTGTGAAACGGCGCCCGGATCATACACTCTCCACCGATTACCAGCGGTTTGAAATAGTTCTTTTCCCACTCTTCGTTCCAGTTTTGGTCGGCGATAAACTCCGAATCTACTTTAAATGAAAAATCACCGGAGAACGATTCGAGAACTGTGTTTAAACTTTCTTTTGAGTAAGAAGTTGCCGGGATAAACGCTTCAAATCCGGTTTCGGTTTCCACAAAACTATCAAAACCAATGTCGGCCAGCTGAGCATTTAAAACATCGCGCAACCACTCCTGAAACGGGGTAATTTGTATACTTATTTTTTGGTAATCCATTTGTTTGGTATTTGCGGCGAAGGTATAAAAAAACGGCCACTGATGCTTTCTGTTGGAAGTTTGCTTCTTCTTTAATCGATGAATTTATTGGGAAAGATATTTACGGCGATAAAACCAAATATTCCTGTAATTCCAATAATCAGCAAATCAATGATACTGGTTCTGATTTTTTTCTTTTGTTTTCTAATAATAGAGTATTGTACGATAATTAGCAACAGGCTGATAAAAAGCCATCTAAACGACTTGCTGATTTTTAAATAGAAATTTACGTAGCTGGAGTTATTATCAGTCATTTTTAGCTCGGCGGGGAAAAGCAACTGGGCAATTTTACCTTCGGTGCCGGAATTATAAGTCGGGCGCTTTTCAATATATTCGTCAATCTTGTTGTGGTCGCGGTCTACGACCTGTGTTCTTATAAACCCGTCGCCAATACTTATTACATTGAAATTAAAATAGTCGCCATAAATTCTGATCTCGTATTTATCAGGATCAATATCATCCACATCAAATTTTTCCAGCATATAATCGTAGGGTGTCAGCACATAGAGTTCGTTATTTTCTGTAAATAAGTAGGCGTAATAAAGTTTGTCGCTAAAATCAACGCACTGAATGGTTTTGAATTTCATACCAGTTGGAAGCTCAACTTTGCGGACAAAAGGTACTCCCTTAGCCATTTTAATATGAAAAAGCTGGTCGGCAGAATCGAATACCAGATAACCTTCGTCGCACGATTTCCTGGGTGTTGGAATACCGTTTATCGAATTTGCCGGGAACTTAAAACCCCGGTTATATAAAACGGCCGAAAACATCCGGCTTTTATCTTCGAGAATTTTGTTGGTTTTGGCATCGATAAACTCCATACGCCAGGTGATGCGGAAAAAATCGTCAGGCATTTCCAGATTAGCCCGGCCCGATTGTGATTCAAACAAAGGATAGAGTTTGGGTTTTGGAGCATGAATTTCATCGGGTGTTATTCGAAAGTTTGACCGAAATATACCGGCGTGCTGGATATTAATTTTCTGTCCGTTTATCGAATCGGGCATCGTTCCATCCATAACCAGTTGCCGCGTGTACATTAGCGGCAATTTCATTTCGTAGGCTTCACGTGTTAGTTTTGTCCCTTCACGGTTCGTCCATTTATCGTCAGCATCCGGTCGATAGATCATAAAATCATGGTCGATACAGCTGTATTGTATCAACGGGCTTTTGCTTGGTTTTTCAAATGCCATTCGGTAGAACTGGGGCAGTAC
It contains:
- a CDS encoding 16S rRNA (uracil(1498)-N(3))-methyltransferase; this encodes MQLFYVPDISGAEVILNETESKHAIRVLRLKEGDDIELVDGKGGFYKAKIQNANPKKCQLIIIDSQTEFGKKDFHLHIAIAPTKNIDRTEWFLEKCTEIGIDEVTPLLSEHSERKVIKPERLEKILVSAMKQSVKAYLPKLNELTKLSDLLTQATETKKFIAHCNEGEKPHLKNVVKPGDNVLILIGPEGDFSPEEVDLALENGFEAISLGNARLRTETAGVVACHIVNLAND
- a CDS encoding cytochrome d ubiquinol oxidase subunit II, which produces MAEANLIILVICLMLYVLLGGADFGGGILELLSRGKASKIVSRAIAPVWEANHVWLILVVVILFVGFPTVYSTVLTALHIPVLLVLLGIIARGSAFTFRHYDIDEERPKAIYSAIFRYSSVFTTFFLGVTVGGLILGEITMDYQLGFYEVYIHPWLNWFSVSMGVFMVLLFAFLAGIFTVSEIDDKNYIIYFTRMTKRLLISLVVMGAIVFATAKVAGHPLLKDFINSPISVACIVIATLALPAFWYFLNKNKGNWLRLTAGLQTTLIVTGWFAIQFPVLVKTKSGDDITIQAAKAPEQVQLFLLIALIVGVLIIFPAMGYLYKTFKFSEEPE
- a CDS encoding cytochrome ubiquinol oxidase subunit I, translated to MDEFMAARMQMAVSLGFHIVFACIGMVMPWFMFVAEWKWLRTKNPVYLDLAKAWAKGVAIFFAVGAVSGTVLSFELGMLWPTFMEHAGPIFGMPFSWEGTAFFVEAIALGLFLYGWKRLNKWVHLYTGMVVGISGVLSGIFVVSANAWMNAPAGFDWIDGQAFNIDPVKAMFNKAWFSQAHHMTIAAFSATGFAVAGVHAVLYMKNKLEIHAKAITIALAFASAAAVLQPISGDLAAKNVAKLQPAKLAAFESHFKTEEKASLIIGGIPDVENREVKYAIKLPGFLSFLAHGDFNAEVKGLEEFPEEEWPPVPITHYSFQLMVGIGMFLMLIAGLFFAGTYKWKHWLEKKWWLRMLAIATPLGFIAVEAGWIVTEVGRQPWIIYGIMKTKDSLTPMPGIQYTFYTITAVYVILTFVVTWLLSRQIQLLQSKYLKNG
- a CDS encoding histidine phosphatase family protein; its protein translation is MKQVVIVRHGKAVPYGYEDDFTRDLRERGKNDAKLISQDLKKQGVVPDTIISSPAKRAFKTAMIFAENLDFKRQDIITVEDIYDGLSTDEFLELIHKLPPSSNTVFFFGHNPGFYYYVCNLLEEFYSDMPTSSTVGINFDVESWDQVEARSGKLAFHLVPRMFK
- a CDS encoding putative quinol monooxygenase, whose protein sequence is MITIVAKFIVNKGQESTFLKLVEELGEASRAEDGNIEYVLHKKVDDPSTYCLIEKWKDRAAIDFHNSTPHFSSTVPKIGELAEVTVDLYELV
- a CDS encoding metallophosphoesterase family protein, with the translated sequence MRRIGLLSDTHGFIHERIFTFFDKVDEIWHAGDFGNIETADRLADFKPLRGVYGNIDGQDVRVVHPMHQRFKCEDVDVWMTHIGGYPGRYERYVKPDIYTNSPDLFISGHSHILKVIFDKKLNFLHMNPGAAGYKGFHKVCTALRFVIDGKEIRDLEIWELPRHEAVPRV
- a CDS encoding phospholipase D-like domain-containing protein; the encoded protein is MQDLFNYFVKRCDSLLENEVPKSITGRLKRLNRKDREALKKMLIEKGKELEASGHSHVISWLETSITLINEHAFHFNRVFFSPGNDIKNEIKTLLDHASQTVDLCIFTITDNELARRIISCHKRGVKVRIITDDEKMEDNGSEIAKLAGAGIPVKIDHSHYHMHNKFGIIDGKIAITGSFNWTYTATKHNQENLVATTKFEIVQQYDEEFNRLWNELFELKAGQ
- the prmA gene encoding 50S ribosomal protein L11 methyltransferase produces the protein MDYQKISIQITPFQEWLRDVLNAQLADIGFDSFVETETGFEAFIPATSYSKESLNTVLESFSGDFSFKVDSEFIADQNWNEEWEKNYFKPLVIGGECMIRAPFHTEYPEAKYEIVIEPNMAFGTGNHETTATIIESILQNDLGGKTILDMGCGTGILSILASMKGAKQITAIDIDKWSYEGTRENAALNKITNIDAKLGDASLLGNEKFDLIFANIHKNVLLNDMEAYFSVLNDGGTLIMSGFYTEDIKDIKTKAESLGMKDAGFVEKNNWVAHSFTKND